The Anopheles merus strain MAF chromosome 2L, AmerM5.1, whole genome shotgun sequence genome has a segment encoding these proteins:
- the LOC121592655 gene encoding activating transcription factor 7-interacting protein 1: protein MMDVDQPVSSTNDKEQSAPDAETAQELVAEKSPGVVGRENDDLPALLISDSEEDDPPKTPAGEEGKSMASDNSEPAKPDVAPGDISGITPIEKTIVSLDVKDKHDDHEAKKEQTTVAETDDQSSQKPAERQKPASLSPPDDEDLSLVENIDLTGVSSAEESGISEEPSSEKPAQKVKKATVAAPPTTPAKSSSEMTAQELLQSLLGAQEEAFAAHQASDANRSDLIEFNDKTVDQRKDGASVPDDTVVTLDDTSICLTDGKANEGKDNGLSGVSVPPESTATTLQPNSDKVEQAAISSDTEKCSADKHCESGTQGAIVPAVDCSDAVPIDEDVCMLEEMPNVAKSQRQPEANEGRSSPCISEKPEGTSTDVAKDVARDKPAPVGNDNGDHAKVTDTDADRMDESEASEANEPPRKKARSMSAADEYPSTEPADSSSHGKQHETREGKEQSATDAANIDNLNNPSKEQMDVPARLNIDLLEAQAKSAAVDSLRPNAETRSGAAHENNATEHSNPANKQCVAADAKKRTTAPEPSVYPYVLVIDDDDDEDEADKKTAGDDTKVQSMNHSDKNVMADSAPADGKQSSDAAAKQSVAVESKVRLSPIPPELKSAVPMRMDFVRRFCKPFTEMTRSDLEQLVLQKISEALVYKSDNAALRAIIKKQAVKLQGFERSLADMTSHYEALKLVADRAVEDMKKRANTYIAPVKITRAVGLQVSRGGYAAEPGTGHKPSSSSSGKRKGESAAMATAAVNGVSEHGGGMREVSSEIAKRPGQQAVIGGVQRVTVQRHHVPNNAPQMITTRTSPNNSTTANGVARSFKPYVAKLSNTVTTVATFTPPFTPNRLSINAGDGSNAVPAPNNTPPPLASAATSSDSGTNSVSPGIDSPVRKKQLQKITPMRPPLSAYQQAQQEKQARQQQELLLQQIHEQSQQVQRKAQTNARQDVQPGENSLARPGVDNSIRPRPVNVQARVLNSNPPPLATSSFQLASVSALRTSSTTVSSTTSLSTQKRPNPQPSSTVVSSSVDDSLIDLTEEDETQGGEGDTTSSNAAKRPRPSLNGAQTFALAQAPTAIPTSQVATNQLMRIQARLAKPDGSGAIATVASNSPVVSPVYQHNGVVVRPAINVKRVNAPPLQPIRQPIYTSSVPRPPVSSTDQALMKKRIVVKPSIQALIVPLPPPGPQPENDPSWKLPPPQPTICVNNVQTGIVISWLMPTLDHRHSEIENYQIYAYQELAVPNAVEEWRHVGDVKALLLPMAVTLTQFQEGQRYYFAVRAIDKHKRVGMFSDPRTWSECSVSNA from the exons ATGATGGACGTGGATCAGCCAGTTTCATCCACTAACGACAAGGAGCAGTCTGCACCGGATGCCGAAACAGCACAGGAGCTTGTCGCTGAAAAGTCACCCGGGGTTGTTGGGCGTGAAAACGACGATTTGCCTGCCCTTTTGATCAGTGACAGTGAGGAGGACGATCCACCGAAGACACCGGCCGGAGAGGAGGGGAAGAGCATGGCCAGCGATAATTCGGAGCCCGCGAAGCCGGATGTAGCCCCCGGGGACATTTCCGGTATTACACCGATCGAAAAGACGATAGTAAGTTTGGACGTTAAGGACAAACATGACGACCATGAGGcgaaaaaagagcaaacaacAGTGGCTGAGACCGACGACCAATCCTCACAGAAACCGGCGGAGCGACAGAAACCGGCCTCCCTTTCGCCGCCAGATGACGAAGACCTTTCACTGGTCGAAAACATTGATCTGACCGGTGTTTCCAGTGCCGAGGAATCGGGCATTAGCGAGGAACCGAGCAGTGAAAAGCCCGCCCAGAAGGTGAAGAAAGCAACAGTAGCAGCACCTCCGACGACGCCGGCAAAGTCTAGCTCCGAAATGACCGCACAGGAACTGCTCCAGTCGTTACTGGGAGCGCAAGAGGAAGCATTTGCTGCGCACCAGGCATCCGACGCGAATCGGAGCGATTTGATTGAGTTCAATGACAAAACTGTAGATCAGCGGAAGGATGGTGCGAGTGTACCGGATGATACGGTTGTAACGCTGGATGATACATCCATTTGCCTTACGGACGGTAAAGCAAATGAAGGAAAGGATAACGGTCTCTCTGGTGTGAGTGTACCGCCGGAAAGCACTGCCACGACCTTACAGCCGAATTCTGATAAAGTCGAACAGGCGGCGATTTCTTCAGATACGGAAAAGTGCTCCGCTGATAAACACTGCGAATCGGGAACTCAAGGTGCCATCGTGCCAGCGGTGGACTGTTCAGACGCTGTACCCATTGATGAAGATGTATGTATGCTTGAAGAAATGCCAAATGTAGCTAAAAGTCAACGGCAGCCCGAGGCTAACGAAGGTCGCAGCTCTCCGTGCATTAGCGAAAAACCGGAAGGTACCAGCACCGATGTTGCGAAAGATGTTGCACGGGATAAACCGGCGCCGGTTGGGAACGATAATGGCGATCATGCGAAAGTAACCGATACGGATGCTGACCGGATGGATGAGAGCGAAGCGTCCGAAGCAAATGAACCGCCCAGGAAAAAGGCCCGCTCAATGAGTGCGGCCGATGAGTACCCGTCGACTGAGCCGGCCGATAGTTCGTCCCATGGAAAACAGCACGAAACTCGGGAAGGAAAAGAGCAGTCTGCAACTGATGCTGCTAACATAGATAATTTAAATAACCCTTCAAAAGAACAGATGGATGTACCTGCTAGGTTGAATATCGATTTGCTCGAAGCGCAAGCTAAGTCGGCGGCGGTAGACTCACTTAGACCAAATGCGGAAACACGCAGCGGTGCGGCGCATGAAAATAACGCCACAGAACATAGTAACCCTGCAAATAAGCAGTGCGTCGCAGCAGATGCTAAAAAGCGTACCACCGCCCCAGAACCCTCAGTATACCCATACGTGTTGGTGAtagatgacgacgacgatgaggacgaggccgacaAAAAGACTGCCGGTGACGACACGAAAGTCCAAAGTATGAACCACTCTGATAAAAACGTGATGGCGGACTCTGCTCCAGCGGATGGGAAGCAAAGCAGTGATGCTGCGGCGAAGCAGTCCGTTGCGGTCGAATCGAAAGTACGACTCTCACCCATTCCTCCCGAGCTGAAGAGCGCCGTACCGATGCGGATGGATTTTGTGCGAAGGTTTTGCAAACCGTTCACGGAAATGACGCGCTCCGATTTGGAGCAACTGGTGCTGCAGAAGATCAGCGAAGCGCTGGTGTACAAATCGGATAATGCCGCACTGCGAGCGATTATCAAGAAACAGGCTGTAAAGCTGCAAGGCTTTGAGCGCAGCTTGGCGGACATGACGAGCCACTATGAGGCGCTAAAGCTGGTCGCCGATCGAGCGGTAGAGGACATGAAAAAGCGCGCCAACACTTACATCGCACCGGTGAAAATTACTCGCGCTGTTGGGCTGCAAGTGTCGAGGGGTGGATATGCAGCGGAGCCCGGGACGGGTCACAAGCCGTCCAGCAGTAGTTCCGGAAAACGGAAGGGTGAATCAGCTGCCATGGCGACAGCAGCGGTGAACGGTGTTAGTGAGCATGGCGGCGGTATGCGCGAGGTTTCCAGTGAGATAGCGAAAAGGCCCGGCCAGCAGGCAGTGATCGGTGGGGTGCAGCGTGTCACAGTGCAGCGGCATCATGTACCGAATAATGCACCGCAGATGATAACAACTCGCACGAGCCCGAACAATTCCACTACGGCAAACGGGGTGGCACGATCATTCAAACCTTATGTTGCGAAGCTTAGCAATACGGTGACAACGGTTGCCACGTTCACGCCACCTTTCACACCGAACAGACTGTCAATCAATGCCGGCGATGGTTCAAACGCAGTACCAGCGCCCAACAATACTCCACCACCCCTTGCCAGTGCCGCGACAAGCAGTGACTCCGGAACTAATAGCGTTTCGCCTGGAATTGATAGTCCTGTGCGCAAAAAGCAACTGCAGAAAATTACTCCCATGCGGCCTCCATTGTCAGCGTACCAGCAGGCGCAGCAAGAGAAGCAAGCACGGCAGCAACAGGAGCTTCTGCTGCAACAAATACACGAGCAGAGCCAGCAAGTGCAACGGAAAGCGCAAACCAATGC CCGACAAGATGTGCAACCGGGTGAAAATTCCCTCGCCCGACCTGGTGTGGATAACTCTATCCGACCACGCCCGGTAAATGTCCAAGCTCGTGTGTTGAATAGCAACCCGCCCCCTCTCGCAACGAGCAGCTTCCAACTGGCTTCGGTCAGTGCGTTGCGAACTTCTTCCACCACTGTAAGCTCCACCACGTCGCTGTCGACCCAGAAAAGACCGAACCCTCAACCATCGTCCACGGTTGTTTCCTCCTCTGTGGACGACTCTTTGATCGATTTGACGGAGGAAGATGAAACGCAGGGTGGGGAAGGCGATACGACCTCGTCGAATGCTGCCAAGCGGCCGAGACCTTCTCTGAATGGTGCGCAAACGTTTGCATTAGCACAAGCGCCTACAGCAATTCCAACCTCACAGGTTGCTACCAACCAGCTGATGCGCATACAGGCAAGGCTTGCCAAGCCCGACGGCAGTGGAGCTATTGCTACCGTGGCGTCAAACTCGCCAGTCGTCAGTCCAGTATATCAGCATAATGGTGTCGTTGTACGACCTGCGATAAACGTTAAACGCGTAAATGCACCACCGTTGCAACCAATCCGCCAACCCATCTATACTAGCAGTGTGCCACGGCCTCCGGTTTCATCCACAG ATCAAGCGTTGATGAAAAAGCGCATCGTAGTGAAACCGTCCATACAAGCTCTAATTGTGCCGCTCCCACCACCTGGACCGCAACCGGAAAACGATCCGTCGTGGAAATTGCCCCCACCACAGCCAACTATATGCGTGAATAATGTACAAACTGGCATCGTTATATCCTGGTTAATGCCTACCCTCGACCACAGGCATTCCGAAATCGAAAACTATCAGATCTATGCATATCAGGAGTTAGCGGTACCGAACGCGGTGGAAGAATGGAGGCATGTCGGTGACGTTAAGGCACTGCTCTTGCCAATGGCGGTGACGCTCACCCAGTTCCAGGAAGGGCAGCGTTATTACTTCGCCGTACGTGCTATCGACAAACACAAACGTGTAGGAATGTTCAGTGACCCGCGCACCTGGAGCGAATGCAGTGTGTCCAATGCTTAG
- the LOC121592494 gene encoding transmembrane protein 223-like produces MILRLLSSLNGHLGKPTSILATLGTRYPSCGSVIRSTVQRGQSTQAPANRVYDVNTKVPKDVMLFKYENPRFFKVLNIFAVSQFLFWGYLCHFSYTTLKDAPVQEDGKEELPWYKRVNLGENKYRNGIAIMCFFIGYGVLFASWMFTLRSVRYLVLRKGGDKVSVVTYAPFGTNRIMDVPLKYVSAQESREAARVTVPVKIKNRALFYMLDMRGEFTNTKLYDYTVGLSRKLK; encoded by the exons ATGATTTTACGGTTGCTGTCCTCGCTCAATGGTCACCTGGGTAAGCCGACTTCGATTCTAGCTACTCTAGGAACCCGTTACCCGTCCTGCGGGAGTGTGATCCGTTCGACCGTACAGCGGGGGCAGTCGACCCAAGCACCGGCAAACCGCGTGTACGATGTGAACACCAAAGTTCCCAAGGATGTGATGCTGTTTAAGTACGAAAATCCGCGATTCTTCAAAGTGTTGAACATCTTTGCCGTGTCCCAATTTCTGTTCTGGGGCTATCTGTGCCACTTTTCCTACACCACACTGAAGGATGCCCCCGTGCAGGAAGATGGCAAAGAGGAGCTGCCATGGTACAAAAGGGTAAATTTGGGAGAAAATAAATACCGCAATGGCATAGCGATTATGTGCTTCTTCATAG GATACGGAGTGCTGTTCGCTTCGTGGATGTTCACGTTGCGATCCGTACGATATTTGGTGTTGCGCAAAGGTGGCGACAAGGTGAGCGTCGTTACATATGCTCCGTTCGGGACCAACCGAATCATGGACGTGCCGCTGAAGTACGTTTCCGCGCAGGAGTCCCGCGAGGCAGCACGTGTCACGGTACCGGTGAAGATCAAGAACAGGGCACTGTTTTACATGCTGGATATGCGGGGCGAGTTTACCAACACGAAGCTGTATGATTATACGGTCGGTTTGAGTCGAAAGCTGAAGTAA
- the LOC121592496 gene encoding H/ACA ribonucleoprotein complex subunit 3, with protein MYLMYDLNENGERVYTLKKNNAEGKPTQSAHPARFSPEDKYSRYRIIIKKRFGLLLTQKPEPVY; from the exons ATGTATCTGATGTAcgatttaaatgaaaatggcGAAAGGGTTTACACCCTGAAG AAAAACAACGCAGAAGGCAAGCCGACCCAATCAGCGCATCCGGCAAGATTTTCTCCAGAGGACAAGTACTCTCGCTACCGTATCATCATTAAGAAGCGTTTTGGATTGCTGCTGACGCAGAAGCCCGAGCCCGTGTACTGA
- the LOC121592495 gene encoding transmembrane protein 170B isoform X2, whose amino-acid sequence MMYYGKDSSGGGISELDTIANVIGLKGVGTSSLRTFVEMWYHIFLWALFSSIFVHTCAAVIAFVTLRKHKFGRFFSIFIFVMGVLSPATGGVVNSTVIAFVHRASNFQMSPIAAMIWGVGQTIVSACFGFTRILATL is encoded by the coding sequence ATGATGTACTATGGCAAGGACAGCAGTGGCGGTGGTATCTCGGAGCTGGACACGATAGCGAATGTGATCGGTCTGAAGGGTGTCGGTACGTCGTCGCTGCGCACGTTCGTCGAGATGTGGTACCACATCTTTCTGTGGGCCCTCTTCTCGTCCATTTTCGTGCACACGTGCGCGGCGGTCATTGCGTTCGTGACGCTGCGCAAGCACAAGTTCGGGCGCTTCTTTTCCATCTTCATCTTCGTGATGGGCGTCCTGTCGCCGGCGACCGGTGGCGTCGTCAACAGTACCGTCATTGCCTTTGTACACCGAGCCTCCAACTTTCAGATGTCGCCGATCGCGGCCATGATCTGGGGCGTCGGGCAGACCATCGTGTCCGCCTGCTTTGGGTTTACGCGCATCCTGGCCACACTGTAA
- the LOC121592495 gene encoding uncharacterized protein LOC121592495 isoform X1 has translation MRTVGGTVAGKHTDTKNHTMVHSGAIVPHYLLRPSSSAAVAAAASVATVLLDHQSSSSPSITKSARLLLPVKPCVHLPSTVPPQPSERALVAAPRLLSSSCLSPNVWLSQPKSMSILIVLKGGQSTQRYSREEATRKKGRLIYEAHSPYRSAAAVRKVPSTSKIDRRQQNYWCTRLLESPNEIVKCTAVSMY, from the exons ATGAGGACAGTGGGAGGAACTGTAGCGGGAAAACATACTGATACAAAG AACCACACAATGGTGCACAGTGGTGCGATAGTACCGCACTATCTGCTGCGACCATCATCTTCTGCCGCTGTCGCCGCAGCTGCAAGCGTTGCCACCGTACTGCTGGACCatcagagcagcagcagtccgtCGATAACAAAATCCGCTAGGCTACTACTGCCTGTAAAACCGTGCGTGCATTTGCCGTCAACCGTACCGCCGCAGCCTTCTGAGCGAGCGCTGGTTGCTGCGCCTCGATTGCTATCGTCATCGTGTTTGTCGCCCAACGTGTGGCTGTCGCAGCCAAAGTCTATGTCAATTTTAATCGTCCTGAAAGGAGGACAGTCGACACAGCGATACAGCAGAGAAGAAGCCACCCGGAAGAAGGGTAGACTCATTTACGAAGCCCACAGTCCCTatcgatcagcagcagcagtgcgaaAGGTACCGTCAACGTCGAAGATCGATCGTAGGCAGCAGAACTATTGGTGCACCAGGCTATTGGAAAGCCCGAACGAGATAGTAAAGTGCACCGCTGTCTCGATGTACTAG
- the LOC121594663 gene encoding craniofacial development protein 1-like isoform X1: MNQEDYPSDSDASDEDFCPDKDDVETGSELDSNDEEQEECGEQLEGKSSNGGGAKRKRKSVPTSRKKTKANEKEVKSHEKAHRSNEEKDEELDEEEEKRRTDALWADFLGGGGSSATSSSTSSTQQANGATSTRTSKPSAEVKKPVTEVKSSSRPKVPEKEKPTVAQLFEFAGEQIVLTEEGGSKILASAESEKSSTVSTRPAAPKSTIPQRSSSGGLGAVLNQLSKKNQLSTLEKTKLDWTSFKRQEGIEEELQTHNKGKEGFLERRDFLERTDLRQFEIEKTFRQTKRSNR, from the coding sequence ATGAACCAGGAGGATTACCCGAGCGACAGTGATGCCAGCGATGAAGACTTCTGCCCGGACAAAGATGATGTAGAAACCGGAAGCGAGTTAGATTCGAACGACGAGGAACAGGAAGAGTGCGGTGAGCAATTGGAAGGCAAATCGTCCAACGGAGGTGGTGCAAAGCGCAAGCGAAAATCAGTTCCAACCAGCAGGAAAAAGACAAAGGCAAATGAGAAGGAGGTGAAATCGCACGAGAAAGCTCACCGATCGAATGAGGAAAAGGATGAAGAGTTAGATGAGGAGGAAGAAAAGCGAAGGACCGATGCGTTGTGGGCGGATTTTCTAGGCGGTGGTGGCAGTAGTGCGACCAGCTctagcaccagcagcacccaGCAAGCCAACGGTGCCACTTCCACCCGCACCAGCAAACCGAGCGCGGAGGTGAAAAAGCCCGTTACGGAGGTTAAATCCTCGTCCAGGCCAAAGGTGCCCGAGAAGGAAAAACCAACCGTAGCACAGCTGTTTGAATTCGCCGGTGAACAGATCGTGCTGACCGAAGAAGGAGGCAGTAAGATTTTGGCTAGTGCCGAGAGTGAAAAGTCCTCTACTGTTTCCACACGACCGGCGGCACCGAAATCGACCATTCCTCAGCGCAGTTCCTCTGGCGGGTTGGGGGCAGTATTAAATCAACTCAGTAAGAAAAACCAGCTGAGCACGCTGGAAAAAACGAAGCTCGATTGGACGAGCTTCAAGCGGCAGGAGGGCATCGAGGAGGAGCTGCAAACGCACAACAAGGGCAAGGAAGGGTTTCTGGAGCGACGCGATTTCCTGGAGCGTACCGATTTACGTCAGTTCGAGATAGAGAAAACGTTCCGGCAAACGAAGCGAAGTAATCGATAA